A region of Solanum dulcamara chromosome 7, daSolDulc1.2, whole genome shotgun sequence DNA encodes the following proteins:
- the LOC129895787 gene encoding E3 ubiquitin-protein ligase ORTHRUS 3-like: MLPELQDKQSMVLSGGYEDDEDHGEWFSTEEMGEEIQVATSDQIRINRSPISINHCTFDYKILVSCVEAMPLIW, encoded by the exons ATGTTGCCGGAATTGCAGGACAAGCAATCTATGGTGCTCTCAGGTGGTTATGAAGATGATGAGGATCATGGAGAATGGTTCTCTACAGAAGAAA TGGGGGAAGAGATCCAAGTGGCAACAAGTGATCAAATAAGGATCAATCGTTCACCAATTTCAATTAACCATT GCACATTTGACTATAAAATCCTAGTGAGTTGTGTTGAAGCAATGCCCCTGATATGGTGA
- the LOC129895786 gene encoding uncharacterized protein LOC129895786 isoform X2, whose translation MARWKAMLDVGRLKEFLVRWLLQVLNNDLAFAQACHQSLANGSTISAFQEAIHQTMIESEARVILWFMEHSSWEEVLQRRFSLWCIYNNCNVRRKKQRERRNPDNMYLNFIQCFQKWIGQGKDTSVKCAVKLVTKSLIN comes from the exons ATGGCGAGATGGAAGGCAATGTTGGATGTTGGAAG GCTAAAGGAATTCTTGGTCAGGTGGTTGTTACAGGTTCTGAATAATGACTTGGCCTTCGCTCAGGCCTGTCATCAGTCACTTGCAA ATGGATCAACAATCAGTGCTTTTCAAGAAGCAATTCACCAAACCATGATCGAATCAGAGGCTAGAGTAATTCTTTGGTTCATGGAGCATTCATCATGGGAGGAAGTGTTGCAG CGTAGATTTTCTCTATGGTGCATATATAATAACTGCAATGTAAGAAGGAAGAAGCAAAGAGAAAGGAGGAACCCCGATAATATGTACCTCAATTTTATACAG TGCTTCCAAAAATGGATTGGACAAGGCAAGGATACAAGTGTCAAGTGCGCAGTCAAATTAGTCACCAAATCATTAATCAATTAA
- the LOC129895786 gene encoding uncharacterized protein LOC129895786 isoform X1, producing the protein MARWKAMLDVGRLKEFLVRWLLQVLNNDLAFAQACHQSLANGSTISAFQEAIHQTMIESEARVILWFMEHSSWEEVLQRRFSLWCIYNNCNVRRKKQRERRNPDNMYLNFIQYIGLSSNTGNTVQIWPSSNVTKMISSDILTRLSVED; encoded by the exons ATGGCGAGATGGAAGGCAATGTTGGATGTTGGAAG GCTAAAGGAATTCTTGGTCAGGTGGTTGTTACAGGTTCTGAATAATGACTTGGCCTTCGCTCAGGCCTGTCATCAGTCACTTGCAA ATGGATCAACAATCAGTGCTTTTCAAGAAGCAATTCACCAAACCATGATCGAATCAGAGGCTAGAGTAATTCTTTGGTTCATGGAGCATTCATCATGGGAGGAAGTGTTGCAG CGTAGATTTTCTCTATGGTGCATATATAATAACTGCAATGTAAGAAGGAAGAAGCAAAGAGAAAGGAGGAACCCCGATAATATGTACCTCAATTTTATACAG TATATAGGCCTATCCAGCAATACTGGCAACACAGTGCAGATATGGCCTTCAAGCAATGTGACCAAAATGATCTCTTCAGACATTTTAACG CGATTGTCAGTGGAAGATTGA
- the LOC129893978 gene encoding floricaula/leafy homolog 1 isoform X1, translating to MDPEAFLFKWDPRGAMPPPSRLLEPVAPPQPPLPLPPPPPQQPLPTSSYSIRSTRELGGLEELFQAYGIRYYTAAKIAELGFTVNTLLDMKDEELDDMMNSLSQIFRWDLLVGERYGIKAAIRAEWRRLEEEEARRRGHILSDGGTNVLDALSQEVGLSEEAVQQHEREAAGSGGGGTWEVVGGGRMKQRRRKKGAERRGEDDDETEELGEEDEENMNEGGGISERQREHPFIVTEPGEVARGKKNGLDYLFHLYEQCRDFLIQVQNIAKERGEKCPTKVTNQVFRYAKKAGASYINKPKMRHYVHCYALHCLDEDASNALRRAFKERGENVGAWRQACYKPLVAIAARQGWDIDAIFNAHPRLAIWYVPTKLRQLCHSERSNAAASSSVSGGVADHLPHF from the exons ATGGACCCAGAAGCTTTCTTGTTCAAGTGGGACCCAAGAGGTGCAATGCCACCACCAAGCCGTCTATTAGAACCGGTGGCGCCACCACAACCTCCTCTACctctaccaccaccaccaccacagcAGCCGCTCCCAACATCATCATACTCCATACGGAGTACGAGGGAGCTAGGAGGACTGGAGGAGTTGTTTCAAGCGTACGGCATACGCTATTACACGGCCGCTAAGATAGCGGAGTTAGGGTTCACGGTGAACACTCTATTGGACATGAAAGATGAGGAacttgatgatatgatgaatagCCTCTCGCAAATATTTAGATGGGACCTACTCGTCGGAGAAAGGTACGGTATCAAAGCGGCGATTAGAGCTGAATGGCGGAGGCTGGAAGAGGAGGAAGCACGCCGCCGCGGACATATTCTCTCCGACGGTGGAACTAATGTCCTTGACGCTCTATCACAAGAag TAGGGTTATCGGAGGAAGCAGTGCAGCAGCATGAGAGAGAAGCAGCGGGAAGCGGTGGTGGGGGGACATGGGAAGTGGTTGGTGGTGGGAGAATGAAACAACGGAGGAGGAAGAAGGGGGCGGAGAGAAGAGGGGAGGATGATGATGAAACGGAGGAATtaggagaagaagatgaagagaataTGAACGAGGGTGGAGGAATAAGTGAGAGGCAAAGGGAGCATCCGTTTATCGTGACAGAGCCTGGGGAAGTGGCACGTGGCAAAAAGAACGGCTTGGATTACTTATTTCATCTTTATGAGCAATGCCGCGATTTCTTGATCCAAGTTCAGAATATTGCTAAGGAACGAGGTGAAAAATGCCCCACCAAG GTGACGAATCAGGTGTTCAGGTACGCAAAGAAGGCAGGGGCAAGCTACATAAACAAGCCAAAAATGCGACACTATGTGCATTGCTATGCACTTCATTGCCTTGATGAGGATGCTTCCAATGCTCTGAGGAGAGCTTTCAAGGAGCGAGGAGAGAACGTCGGGGCATGGAGACAGGCGTGTTACAAGCCCCTGGTGGCCATAGCTGCTCGACAAGGCTGGGATATCGATGCCATCTTCAATGCACATCCTCGACTTGCCATTTGGTATGTCCCTACCAAACTCCGCCAGCTCTGCCATTCTGAAAGAAGCAATGCTGCTGCTTCTAGCTCCGTTTCTGGTGGTGTTGCTGATCACCTGCCGCATTTCTAA
- the LOC129893978 gene encoding floricaula/leafy homolog 1 isoform X2: MDPEAFLFKWDPRGAMPPPSRLLEPVAPPQPPLPLPPPPPQQPLPTSSYSIRSTRELGGLEELFQAYGIRYYTAAKIAELGFTVNTLLDMKDEELDDMMNSLSQIFRWDLLVGERYGIKAAIRAEWRRLEEEEARRRGHILSDGGTNVLDALSQEGLSEEAVQQHEREAAGSGGGGTWEVVGGGRMKQRRRKKGAERRGEDDDETEELGEEDEENMNEGGGISERQREHPFIVTEPGEVARGKKNGLDYLFHLYEQCRDFLIQVQNIAKERGEKCPTKVTNQVFRYAKKAGASYINKPKMRHYVHCYALHCLDEDASNALRRAFKERGENVGAWRQACYKPLVAIAARQGWDIDAIFNAHPRLAIWYVPTKLRQLCHSERSNAAASSSVSGGVADHLPHF; the protein is encoded by the exons ATGGACCCAGAAGCTTTCTTGTTCAAGTGGGACCCAAGAGGTGCAATGCCACCACCAAGCCGTCTATTAGAACCGGTGGCGCCACCACAACCTCCTCTACctctaccaccaccaccaccacagcAGCCGCTCCCAACATCATCATACTCCATACGGAGTACGAGGGAGCTAGGAGGACTGGAGGAGTTGTTTCAAGCGTACGGCATACGCTATTACACGGCCGCTAAGATAGCGGAGTTAGGGTTCACGGTGAACACTCTATTGGACATGAAAGATGAGGAacttgatgatatgatgaatagCCTCTCGCAAATATTTAGATGGGACCTACTCGTCGGAGAAAGGTACGGTATCAAAGCGGCGATTAGAGCTGAATGGCGGAGGCTGGAAGAGGAGGAAGCACGCCGCCGCGGACATATTCTCTCCGACGGTGGAACTAATGTCCTTGACGCTCTATCACAAGAag GGTTATCGGAGGAAGCAGTGCAGCAGCATGAGAGAGAAGCAGCGGGAAGCGGTGGTGGGGGGACATGGGAAGTGGTTGGTGGTGGGAGAATGAAACAACGGAGGAGGAAGAAGGGGGCGGAGAGAAGAGGGGAGGATGATGATGAAACGGAGGAATtaggagaagaagatgaagagaataTGAACGAGGGTGGAGGAATAAGTGAGAGGCAAAGGGAGCATCCGTTTATCGTGACAGAGCCTGGGGAAGTGGCACGTGGCAAAAAGAACGGCTTGGATTACTTATTTCATCTTTATGAGCAATGCCGCGATTTCTTGATCCAAGTTCAGAATATTGCTAAGGAACGAGGTGAAAAATGCCCCACCAAG GTGACGAATCAGGTGTTCAGGTACGCAAAGAAGGCAGGGGCAAGCTACATAAACAAGCCAAAAATGCGACACTATGTGCATTGCTATGCACTTCATTGCCTTGATGAGGATGCTTCCAATGCTCTGAGGAGAGCTTTCAAGGAGCGAGGAGAGAACGTCGGGGCATGGAGACAGGCGTGTTACAAGCCCCTGGTGGCCATAGCTGCTCGACAAGGCTGGGATATCGATGCCATCTTCAATGCACATCCTCGACTTGCCATTTGGTATGTCCCTACCAAACTCCGCCAGCTCTGCCATTCTGAAAGAAGCAATGCTGCTGCTTCTAGCTCCGTTTCTGGTGGTGTTGCTGATCACCTGCCGCATTTCTAA
- the LOC129893977 gene encoding glycine--tRNA ligase, mitochondrial 1-like, with protein sequence MDTAQEAQNREAFRQAVTNTLERRLFYIPSFKIYRGVAGLYDYGPPGCAVKSNVLAFWRQHFVLEENMLEVDCPCVTPEVVLKASGHVDKFTDLMVKDEKTGTCYRADHLLKDFCKDKLESDPNLPAEKAAEFRHVLAVLDDLSSEELGAKIKEYGITAPDTKNPLSAPYPFNLMFQTSIGPSGLSPGFMRPETAQGIFVNFKDLYYYNGNKLPFAAAQIGQAFRNEISPRQGLLRVREFTLAEIEHFVDPEDKSHPKFPDVAKLEFLMFPREDQVAGRSARRIHLGEAVAQGIVNNETLGYFIGRVYLFLTHLGIDKDRLRFRQHLANEMAHYAADCWDAEIECSYGWIECVGIADRSAYDLRAHTDKSGVPLVAHEKFPEPREVEKLIIIPVKKELGLAFKGNQKMVVEALEAMGEKEAMEMKETLESKGEAAFNVCTLDKVVTINKNMVSISKEIKKEHQRVFTPSVIEPSFGIGRIIYCLYEHSFNTRPSRDGDEQMNFFSFPPLVAPIKCTVFPLVQNQQYEEVARQIARSLTVYGISYKIDITGTSIGKRYARTDELGVPFAITVDSTSSVTIRERDSKQQIRVNVDEVASVIKEVTDGQSTWGDVLWKYPTHSS encoded by the exons ATGGACACTGCCCAAGAAGCTCAGAACAGAGAAGCTTTCCGGCAAGCTGTGACTAATACCCTCGAACGCCGTCTTTTTTACATACCCTCTTTCAAGATCTATCGTGGGGTTGCTGGCCTTTACGACTATGGTCCTCCTGGATGTGCCGTTAAATCCAATGTCCTCGCCTTCTGGCGCCAG CATTTTGTTCTTGAGGAGAACATGTTAGAGGTTGATTGTCCATGTGTTACGCCTGAGGTTGTGCTAAAGGCGTCAGGTCACGTGGATAAGTTCACCGATCTTATGGTGAAAGACGAAAAGACTGGCACTTGTTATCGTGCTGATCATCTGCTCAAGGACTTTTGCAAAGACAAGCTTGAGAGCGATCCTAATCTTCCTGCTGAAAAGGCTGCGGAATTCAGGCATGTACTTGCTGTTTTGGACGATCTTTCTTCTGAAGAGCTCGGTGCTAAGATTAAGGAATATGGCATTACTGCTCCAGATACCAAGAACCCTCTTTCTGCTCCTTATCCTTTCAACCTCATGTTCCAAACCTCAATTGGGCCATCCGGCTTGAGTCCTGG TTTCATGCGTCCAGAGACTGCTCAAGGCATTTTTGTCAACTTCAAGGACTTGTACTATTACAATGGAAATAAGCTTCCTTTTGCGGCTGCACAGATAGGCCAAGCTTTTAGAAATGAG ATCTCACCACGTCAAGGTCTCCTGAGAGTCCGTGAATTTACACTGGCTGAGATTGAGCACTTTGTCGACCCGGAGGATAAGTCTCATCCAAAATTTCCTGAtgttgcaaagctggagttctTGATGTTCCCAAGGGAAGATCAGGTGGCTGGAAGATCAGCAAGGAGAATACATCTTGGTGAAGCAGTTGCTCAG GGAATTGTCAACAATGAAACTCTTGGATATTTTATAGGAAGAGTATATCTATTTCTTACTCATCTTGGTATTGACAAAGATCGGTTACGGTTTCGTCAACATCTTGCAAACGAAATGGCACATTATGCTGCAGACTGTTGGGATGCTGAAATTGAATGTTCCTATGGATGGATTGAATGTGTTGGTATAGCTGATAGATCTGCCTATGACTTGCGTGCTCACACG GATAAAAGTGGTGTGCCTCTTGTGGCCCATGAAAAGTTTCCAGAGCCCAGGGAAGTAGAG AAGCTTATCATAATTCCAGTGAAAAAGGAGCTGGGTCTTGCTTTTAAGGGTAACCAAAAGATGGTGGTTGAAGCACTGGAG GCTATGGGTGAAAAAGAAGCAATGGAAATGAAAGAGACATTGGAGTCTAAGGGGGAAGCCGCATTTAATGTTTGCACGCTCGACAAGGTTGTCActataaacaagaatatggtgtCCATCTCCAAGGAAATAAAGAAGGAGCACCAGAGGGTTTTCACTCCATCAGTTATCGAACCATCTTTTGGTATTGGGAGGATAATATACTGCCTCTATGAGCATTCTTTCAACACCAGACCTAGCAGAGATGGTGATGAACAAATGAACTTTTTCAGTTTCCCTCCTCTCGTAGCTCCTATCAAATGCACGGTGTTTCCATTGGTTCAGAATCAACAATATGAGGAAGTTGCGAGGCAAATTGCTAGGTCACTGACTGTGTATGGGATCTCGTATAAGATTGATATAACAG GTACATCAATAGGGAAAAGGTATGCAAGAACAGATGAACTTGGAGTTCCCTTTGCCATTACAGTGGATTCAACATCCTCAGTGACGATCCGTGAAAGAGACAGCAAGCAGCAGATCCGTGTGAATGTGGACGAAGTAGCATCTGTTATTAAGGAGGTAACTGATGGGCAAAGCACATGGGGTGATGTGTTATGGAAATATCCTACTCATTCTTCTTGA
- the LOC129895786 gene encoding uncharacterized protein LOC129895786 isoform X3: protein MARWKAMLDVGRLKEFLVRWLLQVLNNDLAFAQACHQSLANGSTISAFQEAIHQTMIESEARVILWFMEHSSWEEVLQRRFSLWCIYNNCNVRRKKQRERRNPDNMYLNFIQLRPWFYVCMGSICICL, encoded by the exons ATGGCGAGATGGAAGGCAATGTTGGATGTTGGAAG GCTAAAGGAATTCTTGGTCAGGTGGTTGTTACAGGTTCTGAATAATGACTTGGCCTTCGCTCAGGCCTGTCATCAGTCACTTGCAA ATGGATCAACAATCAGTGCTTTTCAAGAAGCAATTCACCAAACCATGATCGAATCAGAGGCTAGAGTAATTCTTTGGTTCATGGAGCATTCATCATGGGAGGAAGTGTTGCAG CGTAGATTTTCTCTATGGTGCATATATAATAACTGCAATGTAAGAAGGAAGAAGCAAAGAGAAAGGAGGAACCCCGATAATATGTACCTCAATTTTATACAG CTCCGCCCTTGGTTCTATGTATGCATGGGAAGTATTTGCATATGTCTATAA
- the LOC129896697 gene encoding uncharacterized protein LOC129896697, with product MSALFNFHSFLTVVLLWICTCTYVKMHFPALLEQRTGFRGFFWKAARIGERLSPWMAVGCLTMGVSIIFF from the exons ATG TCAGCGCTCTTTAATTTCCATTCCTTCTTGACGGTAGTGCTGTTATGGATTTGTACATGCACTTATGTGAAGATGCATTTTCCGGCACTTCTTGAACAAAGAACTGG GTTTCGAGGCTTCTTTTGGAAGGCTGCTAGAATAG GTGAGCGGCTGAGTCCTTGGATGGCTGTGGGCTGCTTGACAATGGGTGTTTCAATAATCTTCTTCTAA
- the LOC129896489 gene encoding uncharacterized protein LOC129896489, with amino-acid sequence MEGKIEGAGKKLHHNNGLTKLQEGREEIQLVHCGDATINEQEKEKISLVRALVEKQDPSSKELDDFAIRRFLRARDLDVDKASTMLLKYLKWRKSFLPNGYISPTEIPNEIAHNKMFLQGEDKLGRPIAVVFGGRHMPNKQGGLEEFKRFVVLALDKLCSRTSPGREKFVVIGDLQDFGYSNSDVRAYIGALSILQDCFPERLGKLIVVHVPYLFWTMWKILYPFIDNNTKKKITFVENKRLTETLLQDIGESQLPEIYGGKMPLVPIHEA; translated from the exons ATGGAGGGAAAAATTGAAGGAGCAGGGAAGAAGCTACACCATAATAATGGGCTAACCAAATTGCAGGAAGGAAGAGAAGAGATCCAATTAGTACATTGCGGTGACGCCACAATCAATGAACAAGAAAAGGAGAAGATTTCTCTTGTGAGAGCTCTTGTTGAAAAGCAAGATCCCTCTTCCAAG GAACTGGATGATTTTGCGATAAGAAGGTTTCTTCGAGCAAGAGATCTGGACGTGGACAAAGCTTCAACAATGTTGTTGAAATACCTAAAATGGAGGAAAAGCTTCTTACCAAATGGGTACATTTCACCTACTGAAATTCCAAATGAGATAGCACACAACAAAATGTTCTTACAAGGTGAGGACAAATTAGGACGCCCCATTGCTGTCGTTTTTGGTGGCAGACATATGCCGAACAAACAAGGAGGTCTTGAAGAGTTCAAAC GATTTGTTGTCTTAGCTTTAGATAAACTCTGTTCAAG GACCTCGCCAGGAAGGGAAAAGTTTGTTGTAATTGGGGATCTCCAAGATTTTGGCTATTCCAACAGTGATGTTCGTGCATATATAGGGGCTCTATCCATTTTACAG GACTGCTTCCCTGAAAGACTTGGAAAACTGATTGTGGTTCATGTTCCTTACCTATTCTGGACAATGTGGAAGATTTTGTATCCTTTTATTGATAACAACACCAAGAAGAAG ATCACATTTGTGGAAAACAAACGACTCACGGAGACTCTACTTCAAGACATTGGTGAAAGCCAGCTACCAGAGATTTATGGAGGCAAAATGCCATTAGTTCCTATTCATGAAGCCTAA